CAAAATCATAGAAGTATTGGtgtaaagctttttttttttttttccttatctcaaatgctttcaagcaaggtttgctgaatcagGATTGGGAGTCGTACCAATCGGCGACCTGTTTGGTGTGGTACTAGCACATATTGTACTGCACTaggggggagggagagggagaaggagaaggagaggagttgGGGGGAGAGTGAGAGAGAGGCTGAGGACTCCAGATGTGGCGATGGAGACTAGGAGAGTGAGGACTCACCTGGTTGGGGCCCCATCATTGTCATCGGACATGGATGGGATGTTGTTATTAGAGGATAGGGTCAGAGGAGGAGGCGGGAGACGAAGAGATAGGGGATGCGGGGGCTTCGAGGGCATTGAGCCATCTGATGACTCTGGATCCGGCAGCAAGGACCGTGAGAGAGAGGACCCACCCTGCTAGGATGTTGTTATTGTTgttagatatggataggatgctATGGGTCATCGAAGGACAGAGGACGGAGGAGTTATGAGAGTCGGAGAGGGGGAGGTGAGGGCTTCAAGGATGTTGGAAGAGCTGGAGAGGGCTTTGGGAGAGGGATAGGGATTTATAGCATCTTGATTTGATTGACCGAACCATGTCGGTGACTTACTGGTCTAGTTCGGTACGCTCTGAACTGGTTAGTTCGTTATGGTTTAGCAAACATTGCTTTCAAGAAAGAGAATAAAGACAATGAATGGCACTGTAAAAAGaccaataaaaatattaatactgATCCAACAACGCTACCACCATCACAATACAGTTCTGCAGTGGATGGTGTATTATGGTTTGCTTGGTCATCAATCCTGGTTTAATTTGCAGTCCAAAACATGCTCAGCAGTGGTTAAAACAAGCTAAACAAGGAATGTTCCTTTGCTTATTCTTAAAAATTGAATGGTTGTATGACTTGTTCCTCTCAAAAATATACATGGATGCACTCTCCTTTTGCAATATGATATATCTGATCTACTGAAAAGTAATAAAAAGGAAAATCTAGGCTGCCTGCTTTGATTGGCCTAgttatttaaaattaccattattTTGTGTGCAGTGCCAATATCCGTCATTGCAGCatttaagaaaatcaaagccctgGTTCACAACAACTCTCTGCTGGCTATGGCTCTCCGGACATCATCAAAACTTGTAAGTTCTTCGGCCATGTTTACCTGGTTTTAATTCACAACATATATGCCAATCAAACTCTCCTTCCCCCAGTTGTGCTGATACAAACACATTTACTAGTCTAGTCATCAATATTACACTTATGCCAGTATTATGTTGTCATAATGCCATCTATCATACCTCTGATATGGTTATTTTGCAGGTCGTTAGTGATGATGGAAAGAAAGTTAGACGTCAACAGCCTTTTACTGAACTAGATATGGAAGAATTGCAGGTTACATATAGTCAGTTCTGTTTGGACTTATTCATCACTTTTATGTGCTCTGAGTATAAATAATGGGTTTGTTTGTTCCCTTTTTTTCCTTTCAGTCACGCATTGTTGTGGCTGAAAATCTACCTGAGGATCATTGTTACCAAAACCTCATGAAGGTTTTCTCTGCAGTCGGGAGGTAGAGGTTTCTTTCCATGTGTAAATTTGCTATCAATAATTTTTCAACATCGTTTGCTTAAAATCAATGTTGTGATGCAGTGTAAATACAATCCGTACATGCTATCCTCAGACCTCAAATGGCACAACTGCTCAAACTAACAAACCAACAAAGCTTGATATGCTTTTTGGCAACAGGGTATGCATCTTTatctgttaataatttttatttgatcaacATATTACATTGTTTAGGCGATACATCATACTTCCAGATCAAGCTTATATGATGAGTGCTTAAGCTGTGGTTCTCTGCATTTATTGTATAAATTATGCTTTTGACATAACCAGTCGTAGGGAATAATTTTAAAGGATATGTCCTTTCTGTTTGGGCCATTGTTTATACTTTTTCCATGTTTAGGATTTTATATAAGATCTTTTCAGTTTGAAAGGGTGTATGTacatatattttttcaaaattaaggaAGAATAGATGTACATGACTCATCAGTGCTTTATATACAGAAGTAGGGGGACATTGTGCCAAGAGAGAGCTTCACATGACTCATGTATTAGAAACCACCGCAACGCTATTGTGCTTCTTAATATGAGATCATGCTAAACAAGCTCAAAACAGGAATAAGTAAATGCAGTGGTGACTGGTGAACTGAACAATGGAGGAACCATATGGCAGGCTTAGTATCAACATGAGTGAACGAGAGCAGCTAGAAATAACAAAGCATTGAGTTCACCATTTTTAAAATGAGATGAGTGGAAGACAGTAACAAGCAAAATTATGGTCCCACGAATGTCTAAGCAAAAGTATGGACCATAATCTTGAGGAGATGTTCTTCCTCTCATGCTTCTAGTAATTCTACAGAAGTACCGGCTGTGCCAAGATCATCAGATAATGGTAATGCTTTGCAGCAACTATTCTTATGATTGCTAGTTGTGTAGGAGATAATAAGCCTACCATAACCTCTAAGATTGTTTAACCATGACTTCTTACCCAAACATACTTGCTTACTTTGAGCTGCAAAGTTAGTAAGACCAAATTATGATTATCAAATTGGGAGAAAGGTTTTTACAATAACTAGACCTGAGATAACATTATGACTGAAAGTAGCATCTTTGGCAACACGGCTTCCATTTAGGTTCAAGTTAACTGCATACTGGTTGGAAGGCCAGCAATCATCCAAAAACATCAAAGCAAATTAATCGCATAGCAAACAGATGTTTGAATGATGATTTCAGATTAAAAACAACTCAATTCAACTCAACTCAACTAAGCGTTAATCCCTAACTCATTATTGTCGGCTACATGAATCCTTTTCCTCCATTCCATTATGAGTTAGGATAAAAACaccatttaaaatttatcttaggcCAGATGAGGTCGAAACAAAATGCATACTTGCTAGGATTCTCATACCGCCCACATTTAAATCTTAGTGGCCAGATGACTCTTTATAGAAGCCTTACAGGTTTGAAATGATTGATAGTAATGGTAGCGTCTGGGAAATTTAACAGTCAGTATTAGTCAGCTTGAGAAGGAGGAACATTATAAAGGGATCTGGTGCTGAAACAAAATGTAGGTTTGGTTGGGATCCAGCAAACTTTCCACGATGATTTTGGGTTTCTGAATCTTGGTAATGCTTTGAAAATCAGGCAATGACATGGGCACAGAAATGATGATGCAAGATCCTAATCCTGCCATGGAGGGGCTATGAATGCCATGATTTATGAGTATTTTTGAAGTTTTAATGAAGGATTTAATGTGTTCTGATACTATATTTTTTGAAGGAATGAAGCAGCAGTAATTCTTATCATTACACTATTAAGGGAAATGACTTCATGCGTACATGATACAAAACTGGTCTATATGCATAAGCATACCACAATtaccatgaattttttttttacagccATACAGAATTTTTGATGTAAGTACATTATAATGGCATACGTCACCTGCCAAGAAGAATGTAATGAAATACATATTTAGAAGGGGTTTGTGGATATCAAAATTACTTTTTGATTTTGAAtatatttgtttctttttttctgcCATGCAATTGTGCAAGGCATGAAAGAGTAATGTGATGCATAAACAGGATTTATTCAAACTCTGTTAAAATGTCAGACTGCCATCCAAATAAATATCTTGCATAAGCTATATACAAATGGGTGCATAAATGAATGCTTGGGCTGTCATTTATTCTCATTCTTCATGGTTCATACTTCATACACATGCAACTGTTAAAAAAATAGACGGCCTTTTCCAATTATGCTCCAACATCCTTTTTTTCCTGATTCATGGGATATGTGTGGGATTATGTACTATAGCTTTGTAGTTGTTTTTATTAGCCTGTTACGCGGATTTGTCTACCTTGTCACATATGTGATTTTTTGTGGAGCAGCAAAGCATTTAACTCATGGATCTGACATTTGCAAACATATTTCAAGTCTTCATGATTAAAATTCTACTGTTGAAGTATAGGTTGATATTCGTACATTTAAAGATTAGAAGAGTTGTATTGTTTTCTTTAAAGCCTATTGTAATTTCAGTATGTTTTAGACTCAATTTCTTGGGTAAGACTTGTAGATAGCCTGCTTAGAAATGTTCCTTTTTGTAATGTAGCATAGACATGTGTATGTTCGTGTATGAAACTCCACTCACGTtcatgttttgattttttttttttttatttcatgtaCAGTTGCATGCATTTGTCGAGTACGAGACTGTTGAGGATGCTGAGAAAGCAGTAAGTTTTAGGTTTGTGTATTCTTGTCACATTATATTGTAGTCATATTGGTATTCCTGGCATGCAGGTTTCTGAACTTAATGATGAGAGGAACTGGAGAAGTGGGCTCCGAGTTCGTTTGCTGCTTAAATGCATGGTATTGACATTTATCTTTGCTTTGCAATTGTATAGACATGCATCTTCCATCAGATGCCATCTTTACTCTTTGGAAGGATTCTTTCATTGATCATAAAAGAATGCTTCAGTGAAGGGGTATTTGCCTGTCCTGCTGTTGTATCAGTAGGATATTTCATGCATGTGCTGGGAAGCCTTAAGTTGAACTGAAAAATGGAGACAAAGGGAAAGGGAGTTATGTACCAGAAAATGGAAAGGGAGTTAGCAGATCCTACAATCCCATGATTCCCAGGGATTAccccaagtcaccttttaaatgGAACTTGGCTTTGCATGTGCGGGCATCATCGGAAACACTTCAACTAGAATACTGTGCTGTTATGCCCTTCAAATTTTCACTCTGTCCCTGTTCAAGTATGGAATATTCTTCAAGCATCATTAAGGGGCATTCTGAACGCTTCCTCAGCAATCATAGTCATGCCATTAGTTTGCTTTTTCTGATATATGTTTAGTAAATCCATAATGATTCATTTTGTCATTAGATTGCTATTTGCAAACAAAATTTTGAGAGGCTTCCCATATCTGACTCTTCTTGGGTTATAGATGGGAAATTCTTGAACTGAAATTGTGCTGATACCTTTTACAAATTTGTAGAATAAGTGAAGGGACATGGTAAAACATTGTAAAGATACCATGTGATGTTTCATCACAACATCAGGATAAACTTCAAAATTATTAGTACAGTATGTTGATTCTTTTGGAACATGTGTTTGTAATAAAAAGGTAAATATGTTATGAAAAATATCTGATCTTCTTGATTTAAAGCATATTTGTAAATATTGGTATATTCTAACCCATTTTCTTATGCAAACAGGGCTTGAAAGCTTGCTAGCATATTTGGATTGCTATTTCCCACTGCCATTGATGtttcttgctttttctctttcttttacaTCAAGTGCATTTCTATGCTTTAATAACATTCCTTCAAAGGGTTTTAGAAGGGTCAAAGAAAATCTTTCAGATACAAATTGTTACTGATTTTTTTCTCCATTGCAACTCCAGACAAAACATGGGCCAGGTCGAGGGAGAAAGGGGCATGAAGGTGATATTGATGGAGAGGATGATGTCTCCACATCTAACATGCCAAATGAGAAGCAGGTGGAAGATCCTTCTCAAATATCTGAGGCATCACATGAGCATGTGGTAAGGAGCCATAATTTCTGGTTCATTTTATTTAACTGAATTTAGTTTATAACCAAACAAATTTCTGAATTTAGTTTCTTACCTAACAAAGTTCAGTTTACCTTCCTGGTTTTCTGTTCCAGATCCGATACATCTTTTCTTTATAGCGAAAAtgatcaatttcttattccaaTTAAACTTAAGTCTAGCTTTTCACAtagtttttctaattatttttttcggACAGGGTGAGGCTCTTCTCAATGAAAAGGATGGTGGTTTGAGACGAGGAAGAGGTCGGGGCTGGGGAGGGAGGGGTCGAGGACGTGGCCAGTACAACAGTAATCGTAATGGTAGTCATATGATTGGCACACCACCCTCGAGCCATCCTATCCACACTGAACAACCTGTGATGGCTAACAAGCAACCTCCTGGTCCTCGCATGCCAGATGGGACAAGAGGATTCACCATGGGTCGGGGAAAGCTGGTAACCCCTGCCAGTATGGTTTAAGGACTACTCTATAAATAGTTCCTCCGTGAAAAATATGTTTGGTGTGTTGTTGATAGAAAGGTGTTGTAGTGCTATTGTAGCTCTGGCATTGGTTTTGGTAAATGCCTTGGACTTGCTGATTAGACTTAAAGTCGGGCCCCTACATTTCTACCTCTTGggagttttttcctttttttttttcttggggtTTCTGAACTCATGGTGCAGATCCAGTGTTTGTATTTTGTTTTGTTCTTTTACCTCCTTTAATTGGTAGTTctggtatatacatatatataaaaagatcaaGGTGATTCAGGACCGTAAATCTTAGCGCAATATCTGGTACATAATGTATGCTGGATTTGTCTTTGTCATGGTTCTATGCAATAAAACTATGTTGCGAGTCAGTCTCAAAGGACATCCTTGTGTGTGTTTCTGGACCTACTAAAAATTGATAGTATATGGTGGATCTAAACGTCACTGGGGATTATAAACTGTGTTTAGGCATCTATTTGGTTATATGGTGGAATTTTGTATGTTCATTGATATTGTGAATTGGTTGATGACTTGATGTTAAGCTGGTAGAATTTTCCAAGAGCATGATTTCTCTGTGTGTCATCTAGTATTTCTTCACTTTCTATTGTTGCTCTTACAGGTTAGATGTAAGTACCTTGTAGAACTTCACTGCTTTTAATAAAGTTTTAGATTGAGTTTGATCATTGAGCCATGATTCAGTCAAGACCTTGCACATGCATTTCAGACCTCGTGCAAAATTCTTGAATTTATGTATCTGACATCAATGGTAAAGTGTAGGCATGAGTATACATGCAGTAATAGAATTAGAAGttataatttatcataatttaataAAACTATCAAGATTACATtggtatatattatttaagatattcATGTTAGagttgtaattttgaaaataGCGATGTTTGGAAGATGCTAGTCTTTTGAACTGCTAAAGTCTGATATCTGTATCAATTTGTCTTGGGATCAACTCTGAAAGGCTACTGGTTATTGTCTGGTATGCTGCTTCCAAGTATTTTCTAGTCGAGAATTGAGAAAATAATGATGTTTGGTATATGATTAAatagtttttttcttttaattttgtaaagacattttttagtaaaaatatcagaaTTTGATAATTTCAAACTCTTCTGAAAGCATTCttcaaaacttaaaaattattatcTCAAGGTCTTAACAAAATTCCAACGGTTTATAGGTCATCATGGTAAAGTACTAGTCCTTCTAATTTTTCAAAATCCACaactatttataaaaatatttagattttgatTATCTCGGACTTTTTAGAACTATTTGtagaaattaactactatttATAGAAATAGGAATATTGTTACTGTGCCAACGGGGCGGGATTGGGGCAAGCCAATCCTTTCGTATTAATGGCATATAATATCTTCCTATTAATGTATTTTATAGTTTATAGGCTTGCAATGCAGTAAGATCGGGATTAGGGCAAGCAAAACTGAGTTGAATTAAATCATCTCCATGGTTTTTTATTCTGCCTTTAACTATCAAGCCATTCAAGTAGCATCGTTGAGCACAAATTGAGAAAGGAAAATATGAtccaaaagataattttttcaaatataCCATTTGTTCTAAATTGATCCATTTATATCCTTAGGTGCTACAACATATTAAACAAAGGAGATGGCAGCTGCTtctctaaatatttttaaaaattctaatttttcaaAGAAGTCATATAAAAAAGTTATCCCAGTTCCATTttatcatgaaaattttaaaGCATGAAAAAAAAAGTTAATAAGTGAAGAATTAAAAGTTATAGTTTATGGTTGCAAGTAGTAGCAAAGCTTTGCTTCTGATATCTTTTCTTGGCGCAATTCTATACCCTATGTTGATATGTTCATAATTTCTTTTGTTCAGAATAAACCGTAGCattttctttcaagaaaaagaagatattATCTCCATATTAGTTTGATAAGATGTTTTACTTAGAGACAAGTATGCtatgaaattttatatctaatttcaAACCTATGTATTAGAGGTTGTTTATGAGACTAGACATGTCTTTGCTTTGATTAAAGCTTACAAAGCTTTGTGAGCATCCAAATCAGAATCCAAACAATCGAAACCAAACCTGACTCAGTTCAACTGTTTATAACTTGAACATAGTTTCGTCTAAGTTAGGTTTGGACAGGCAAAATTTAGTCAACTACGGCTAAGTTGAGCTACATTAACTTGATTTAGTTGAGGTTTTAGTTGATTTGGAGGATCTACATGCTTAGGTGGACTAAGAAGTGAGTTAGAATTTGATTGTTTTATTTCCCGAGCCTTCAACCTGAACTCAACCTTTATCTAAGGTAATCCAATTTAGTAATATATATGCCTAAGCTAATCCAAACCACATCTTAGATTTGGTTAGTTCCAGGTAACCTGGCCCGGAACTTCTAAACACATTtcctcatcttttcttcttcaaaAGTCATTCAGTTGGGTTCTCATTCCACCTAATTGTCCTTCCCATCTCCATTAATAGTTTGGTTCATATTTCAAAAATTTGCCAATCTAACCTTCTTCATATAGGTCATATTGCAGGAGTTAAATAATGACACAATAAACCTCCTCCTTGCTTCCTTCACAGCTCTAACGAGATTGGTCCCGGACGGTCCTACACCAAGACTCTGCTGTGTCGGCCATTTATCTCCAAGGATACTGTTTTCAGGCTTTTCTGTTTTCGATCTTCGAGCACCGTCTAACAGATATGGTCGCCGCTCCCCTTTTCCTTTGTCATCTGATCCGACAGTTGATTCGACCACTCAATCATCTGCCTCTccggtttttttttttgaaaaaaaggaagTCTGTTTTCGCTGTGAAGATGTGGGGCACTTCAAACAACCATGTACGAACCCGCTCAAATATTTCAGCTGCCTCAAGTTCGGTCATCCTTTCAATAGATGTAGGAAGGGTCCTTCCTCTTATATCCAGTCCTCTCCTGTCCAACCTGTAGGTCTTTCTACAAAGAAAAAATGTAGAAATCTCTCAAAGCCTCCCTCAAACTCCTTTTTTTCTTCTGAAAATCCTACTGACGGTAATTGGTTTTCAGCCATATCTAGAACCTCGAAGGTGTTGTTGGCCTTTACCTCCGATATCTCTTCCTATCTGTATTATGCTGCCTTTGTTGAGGCTTATGGCCGCTCCGTGAAAGAAGATGATGTTGCACTTACTTTGTCAAGGAAAATTAGATCCCTGGGTTCATGAAAAACAAAAAAGCTTACTAAAGAAAACTCCTCCTTTGTAGCTTGTCCTTCGAATGAAGTGGTGCAGTCTCTTGTCGCCTTAGGACGTATTAGAGGAGATGGATTTTCTTTAGTTGTTAATCACTGGGATGAAACAAAGTTTTGCGTTCATACTAATCCAAGATTCAAGGTGAATGCAAGCCTTTTTAACCTCCCTTTGATTTGTTGGAATGTGAATGTTGTAGCCAGTATCATTGCTAGGTTCGGAGTCCCTCTACGTGCTAGTCACTCTACCATTCCATGGGATGATCTAACCAGTTCTGATCTACAATTTCTATGCGACAATTTGGATGCCATTCATGAATTTATCGAGGTAGCTGTGGGGGGTTATACTTATCAGGTCAGGCTAGTGATTAACTTTTCTACTCCATTTGATTCTCATGATAATCACTCTTAGAAAAATCAAGGATGTATGGCCCCGGTTTATGGGTCAGTGTTGCGGGTTGAACAACATCAACTGATATGGCAGCAACCAATATTATGAAGACTGGAACCAGATTGAGCCTCTTCACGGTTCCAACAAATGGTTGATGGAAATGGAACCATAAATAGATGAGAACATCAGAAGCACaactacatacatagatatgtacGTGTATGTATGCATAGATGAGAAACAGATCTTCGGTGCTAATGAGTGAGTGCCTAATTGTTCAGATTTGCATGGAGATATAAATGCCAACGAGTGATAGAAATAGCTTTGCAAGAAAGGGAAATGACTTAAAACATAATAatgaaatttaattaatattttattttgatgaatataTTGTGGCCTGTTAgctcagtcgcaggttcgagacctGCATGGGCcaagaattttatttttgccACTTATGCTCATAAATTTTTGACAAATGTACttcctttatatttatatatatcatatttaaatatacttTCTTTATCTTCATGGAAAATATATCTATTATACTTTTAAGAAACTTTAATCATTAGGATCATGGTTATTCATTAAATTCTGCCCTAGATAAATTACATAAGTTGTGTATgtcaaatatttttatataatatttgcaAGACATCTAGGTAGCTCCTGTAGTTCAAGGTATAGAAACATGCCAAACTGACAAAAAGGAATTGAATATTTTTGCTTATATAACTTTTCAATGTTTAAAATGGGCATATATGTCCCTCAAACAATTTAAAATCTACAAATATTTCCTTATGCAGCGTCCTAAAAGTAGGATACTATTTACTTTATTATTTCACCATTTTATtccttgaacttttttttttttaacgtataTACTCTTTAAAATCATAGATTATTTCCTTATTATATGCTCTttaacaaaatagaaaaaaaattattattcgaATAATTTCTTAAATATAGGCAAACAAAGTAACAAACATTAACGTGACCAAAATGGACATGTAATAAAACTTGATCAAAATCCAAAGAGGACAAATTTGAGCCAACGTGTAAGCTCACACATGaaacatatacatatgcatagagaggagaaaaaaagagagagagagtttatcAAGCTGAAGTATAATCTCTTTTTTAACATTTGAACAATAACAATAATGTCTTACATCTTATCCAAATCATACCATCAAAGATTTATTTTtcactaaatttaattatatttatcttAAGTCAAAATCTAATAGTTCAATAACTTAAAGGAGATTTCCCGAGTTGTAAGCTTAAAATTGAATATAAGTTATTGCAAGTGACGAAGATGACGATGACATAAATTGATAACCCAACAGTCGGCAATCATAGTGCCGTATTCCAAGAGCACCGTTCAATTTTTCTCGCTCATTTATCGTCATTCAGTTTGATGATCCTAACCATTGCACGtagcatagagagagagagagagagagagagagagagagaaaaaaaaaaaaaggacatctGACTACAAGGTAATTATCCCCAACAGCTTCCCGCCGCACTTCGTTTCAAAAGAATCCAAAGCCTCTTTCCGTTCTTCAGTCTTCCGAGAATATAGCAATAAATAACAGATAAAAGTCAAAATAAAAAGACCAAAAAAAAACACGGAAcgcttctcctctcctctctctccgttCTCTCGCCATGGGGGACCCAATCCTCCGCAACCGCCGGCGACGGCGCCTCCTCCTTATTCTTCCGGCCGGCGCTTCTTCCCCGTCCCCCGGCCGGCGATCCGGTTGACGTCGGAGTTTGACAGCGACAGCTCGGTGTTCTTCCACAAGATCTCTTCGACCGTCTCGCCAAGCTCAAGCCCTCTTTCCAGAACGACCGCAGAGGCGAGATCGCCTTCCCCCAGCTCGGCTTCCTTACCAATTGAACTTCGCCATCCTCTACGACGTCGCGTCCCGCAATGCCCTCCTCAAGGGTTCCATCGATCTCGGTAACCTCCTGCAAGTCCGGGCCACCCACGATGTCAAGGTCCCTATGTTAATCCTCTCCTCATCCTTctatttcataaaaattaattcttCGCGTTTGCCTCTCTTGTTTTGATCACTTGGCAATGGGATTGACCCACCTCTAGCTTATTTTTCCATTGCATTTCTTGTCTGAATGATAATCTCGTGAAATTTAAGTTGAGCAATTAAAGTTGTCCGGAATGTGACGTTTTAATGCTGTGTCGGTGAGGGATTTAACGGTGGAATGTACTGACCTCTGAAAATTAGAGGCCGAGTTCCCTGATTTTCCATTCCTTTCCATCAGGAATACAATGGACTAAA
Above is a genomic segment from Elaeis guineensis isolate ETL-2024a chromosome 1, EG11, whole genome shotgun sequence containing:
- the LOC140858823 gene encoding la-related protein 6B-like — translated: MAHEILHQTLEISEDRASGERSAADSGDPALSRTASSSRLNAKAPEFVPRSAAADRIDARKPRVVPIHHGPTPVMQVYHPAPPSPTFFAPVPGSFEYYGGGGGAGFGEQETVPGPADLDPAPPAREGLSEEVIQKITKQVEYYFSDVNLATTEHLMRFISKDPEGFVPISVIAAFKKIKALVHNNSLLAMALRTSSKLVVSDDGKKVRRQQPFTELDMEELQSRIVVAENLPEDHCYQNLMKVFSAVGSVNTIRTCYPQTSNGTTAQTNKPTKLDMLFGNRLHAFVEYETVEDAEKAVSELNDERNWRSGLRVRLLLKCMTKHGPGRGRKGHEGDIDGEDDVSTSNMPNEKQVEDPSQISEASHEHVGEALLNEKDGGLRRGRGRGWGGRGRGRGQYNSNRNGSHMIGTPPSSHPIHTEQPVMANKQPPGPRMPDGTRGFTMGRGKLVTPASMV